In a genomic window of Lycium ferocissimum isolate CSIRO_LF1 chromosome 9, AGI_CSIRO_Lferr_CH_V1, whole genome shotgun sequence:
- the LOC132032024 gene encoding uncharacterized protein LOC132032024 — MEERDNIDWATFRTSLDDERPVRNLDGPRILDFDDFLIPDSALVGLPERPTQAFSHGPAKPEVSSHVTVEPHDLAPVGPQEQPTQEPTHGPSEPEVSSHEIIEPHPSQEPTNPSQEPTQAPVDTQV; from the exons ATGGAGGAGCGTGATAACATCGATTGGGCGACGTTTCGCACATCATTAGATGATGAGCGGCCTGTGAGGAATTTAGACGGACCCaggattcttgacttcgatgacTTTTTAATCCCG gattcggcgctaGTGGGTCTACCAGAGCGACCCACTCAAGCGTTTTCTCATGGGCCTGCTAAGCCAGAGGTGTCTTCCCATGTGACTGTCGAGCCACAt GATTTGGCGCCAGTGGGTCCACAAGAGCAACCCACTCAGGAGCCTACTCATGGGCCTTCCGAGCCagaggtgtcttctcatgagaTTATCGAGCCAc acccatctcaggagcctacaaacccatctcaggagcctactCAGGCACCCGTCGATACACAAGTTTGA